In the genome of uncultured Paludibaculum sp., the window CCACGGGAGTCGCCGACGCCTGGGCCGGTGACAACAGCGTCCGTCCCGACGACTTCAGCTTCCGCACCGGAGTCACGGCCATGGCCGATGCCGGCAGTTCCGGCTGGCGCAACTTCGAGCAGTTCAAGCTCACGGTCATTGATCGGGCGAGGACCAAGGTCTTTGCCTTCATCAACATCGCCGGGCTCGGCATGATGACCAACATCGTCGAACAGCATCCCGAGGACATGAAGCCCGAGGAACTCGCCCGCCTCGCGAAGAAGTTCCCCGACGTCGTCGTTGGCGTCAAGACGGCCCACTGGGAATCGCCCGCCTGGACCGCTGTCGACAAGGCGCTGGAGGCCGGCCGCCTCATGAACAAACCCATCATGGTCGACTTCGGGTACTTCAAACCCGAACGGCCTTACTGGCAGCTCGTCACCCAGAAGCTGCGCCCCGGCGACATCTCCACTCACGCCTTCCGCGCCACTGTCCCCTGGATCGATGCCAAAGGCAAGATTTACAGCTACTTACAGCAGGCACGGGATAGGGGCGTAATCTTCGACACCGGCCATGGCGGCGGCAGCTTCGCCTGGCGCAACGCCGTGCCCGCCATCGCCCAGGGCTTCTACCCCGACACGATCTCCACCGATCTACACACCGAC includes:
- a CDS encoding amidohydrolase/deacetylase family metallohydrolase is translated as MRLALILLLTASAWAQTRYDMLLKGGRVIDPKNNINAVMDVAVKDGKIAAVAPNLPASDASKVIDVAGLIVTPGLLDMHAHVFSTTGVADAWAGDNSVRPDDFSFRTGVTAMADAGSSGWRNFEQFKLTVIDRARTKVFAFINIAGLGMMTNIVEQHPEDMKPEELARLAKKFPDVVVGVKTAHWESPAWTAVDKALEAGRLMNKPIMVDFGYFKPERPYWQLVTQKLRPGDISTHAFRATVPWIDAKGKIYSYLQQARDRGVIFDTGHGGGSFAWRNAVPAIAQGFYPDTISTDLHTDSMNGAMMDMPTTMSKFLAMGMPLDQVILRSTWRPAQVIHHEEVGHLTVGAEANIAAFALNDGKFNFMDSDKGTFPGKQRLQCELTIRAGKIVWDWNARSGVDYRTLGPAYGVRAGESIVPPPQ